The following coding sequences lie in one Rutidosis leptorrhynchoides isolate AG116_Rl617_1_P2 chromosome 4, CSIRO_AGI_Rlap_v1, whole genome shotgun sequence genomic window:
- the LOC139842909 gene encoding uncharacterized protein produces the protein MRSRIKDHVFEDAAGVIKWITNKGAVVSYSTSQTWDDLKTNANPVPWHHVVWLAVCNRLTTQDKLLKWYPTKSFKCALCGKIEDSINHLFFECDYSAKVWNDVKQCLLFKGLPANLQVITHKLATYPFRNQIWDVINRLTLATAVYSIWHERNCRIFKDKRRSDKDLVNCIIGGIRLKLASFKVKGTAAMAVAARNWDMDLIGNRLKMKQTSSL, from the coding sequence ATGAGATCAAGAATTAAAGATCATGTTTTTGAAGATGCAGCAGGTGTAATCAAATGGATTACCAATAAAGGAGCTGTTGTGAGTTATTCTACAAGTCAAACATGGGATGATCTTAAAACTAATGCTAATCCTGTTCCATGGCATCATGTAGTATGGTTAGCAGTTTGTAATAGGCTTACAACTCAAGACAAGCTTTTGAAATGGTACCCTACAAAGagcttcaaatgtgcactttgtggAAAAATTGAGGACTCTATCAATCACTTGTTTTTTGAGTGTGACTATTCAGCTAAAGTATGGAATGATGTAAAGCAATGCCTTCTGTTTAAGGGGCTTCCAGCTAATTTACAGGTCATTACTCATAAACTTGCTACATATCCTTTTAGAAATCAGATATGGGATGTCATAAATAGGCTCACCTTAGCTACTGCTGTATATAGCATATGGCATGAGAGGAACTGTAGAATTTTTAAAGATAAAAGAAGGAGTGATAAGGATTTGGTGAATTGCATAATTGGTGGAATTAGGTTAAAATTGGCTTCATTCAAGGTTAAAGGTACTGCTGCTATGGCTGTGGCTGCAAGGAATTGGGATATGGATTTGATTGGTAATCGATTGAAGATGAAACAGACGTCGTCACTGTGA